Proteins co-encoded in one Pogona vitticeps strain Pit_001003342236 chromosome 9, PviZW2.1, whole genome shotgun sequence genomic window:
- the PPP1R8 gene encoding nuclear inhibitor of protein phosphatase 1 isoform X2 gives MATWNNLAMFVPPTRQLFPHNLTKLFVFKLQKLIIDEKKYYLFGRNPDLCDFTIDHQSCSRVHAALVYHKHLKRVFLIDLNSTHGTFLGHIRLEPHKPQQIPIDSTVSFGASTRAYTLREKPQTLPSAVKGDEKMTTEDEELKGLLGLPEEETELDNLTEFNTAHNKRISTLTIEEGNLDIQRPKRKRKNSRVTFSDDDEIINPEDVDPSVGRFRNMVQTAVVPVKKKRTDSTGSLSTDEAVTRRMQNFPYSGGLYGGLPPTHNESGTQSHSIHGTALIGGLPMPYPNLAPDVDLTPVAPSTVTMNPTPNPAVFNPEVVNEPKKKKYAKEAWPGKKPTPSLLI, from the exons AAACTCATCATTGATGAAAAGAAATACTATCTCTTTGGGAGAAACCCTGACTTATGTGATTTCACCATTGATCACCAGTCATGCTCTCGGGTCCATGCTGCCTTGGTCTATCACAAACATCTGAAGAGGGTTTTTCTAATAGATCTCAACAGCA CACATGGCACTTTTTTGGGACATATTCGCTTGGAGCCTCACAAGCCACAACAGATTCCTATTGACTCTACAGTTTCATTTGGTGCCTCCACACGAGCTTACACCCTGAGAGAAAAACCTCAGACATTGCCCTCTGCAGTAAAAGGAGATGAGAAAATGACCACTGAAGATGAGGAGCTCAAGGGATTGCTTGGCTTGCCAGAGGAAGAGACAGAGTTGGAC AACCTGACAGAATTTAACACAGCCCACAACAAGAGGATTTCTACACTAACCATAGAAGAAGGAAATTTGGATATCCAGAGACCAAAAAGAAAACGGAAGAACTCAAGGGTTACATttagtgatgatgatgagatCATCAATCCAG AGGATGTGGACCCTTCAGTTGGACGTTTCAGAAATATGGTACAGACTGCAGTCGTCCCAGTAAAG AAAAAACGAACGGACAGCACTGGGTCACTGAGCACAGATGAGGCTGTGACAAGGCGCATGCAGAACTTTCCCTATAGCGGAGGATTGTACGGTGGATTGCCTCCCACTCACAATGAGTCAGGCACGCAGTCCCATAGCATTCATGGTACAGCTCTCATTGGAGGCCTGCCAATGCCCTACCCTAATCTTGCCCCAGATGTGGACTTGACTCCAGTTGCACCTTCTACGGTTACCATGAATCCAACTCCAAATCCTGCTGTGTTTAATCCTGAAGTTGTGAACGAgcccaagaaaaagaaatatgcGAAAGAAGCTTGGCCAGGGAAGAAGCCCACCCCTTCCCTCTTGATCTGA
- the PPP1R8 gene encoding nuclear inhibitor of protein phosphatase 1 isoform X3 — MTTEDEELKGLLGLPEEETELDNLTEFNTAHNKRISTLTIEEGNLDIQRPKRKRKNSRVTFSDDDEIINPEDVDPSVGRFRNMVQTAVVPVKKKRTDSTGSLSTDEAVTRRMQNFPYSGGLYGGLPPTHNESGTQSHSIHGTALIGGLPMPYPNLAPDVDLTPVAPSTVTMNPTPNPAVFNPEVVNEPKKKKYAKEAWPGKKPTPSLLI, encoded by the exons ATGACCACTGAAGATGAGGAGCTCAAGGGATTGCTTGGCTTGCCAGAGGAAGAGACAGAGTTGGAC AACCTGACAGAATTTAACACAGCCCACAACAAGAGGATTTCTACACTAACCATAGAAGAAGGAAATTTGGATATCCAGAGACCAAAAAGAAAACGGAAGAACTCAAGGGTTACATttagtgatgatgatgagatCATCAATCCAG AGGATGTGGACCCTTCAGTTGGACGTTTCAGAAATATGGTACAGACTGCAGTCGTCCCAGTAAAG AAAAAACGAACGGACAGCACTGGGTCACTGAGCACAGATGAGGCTGTGACAAGGCGCATGCAGAACTTTCCCTATAGCGGAGGATTGTACGGTGGATTGCCTCCCACTCACAATGAGTCAGGCACGCAGTCCCATAGCATTCATGGTACAGCTCTCATTGGAGGCCTGCCAATGCCCTACCCTAATCTTGCCCCAGATGTGGACTTGACTCCAGTTGCACCTTCTACGGTTACCATGAATCCAACTCCAAATCCTGCTGTGTTTAATCCTGAAGTTGTGAACGAgcccaagaaaaagaaatatgcGAAAGAAGCTTGGCCAGGGAAGAAGCCCACCCCTTCCCTCTTGATCTGA